A genomic window from Camelina sativa cultivar DH55 chromosome 2, Cs, whole genome shotgun sequence includes:
- the LOC104727914 gene encoding notchless protein homolog, whose translation MTMDTVDAGMGKTVMCLLTDPEGTNLGSAMYIPQNAGPLQLTQLVNNFLNNEEMLPYSFYVSDEELLVPVGTYLEKNKVSVEKVLTIVYQQQAVFRIRPVNRCSQTIAGHEEAVLCVSFSPDGKQLASGSGDTTVRLWDLYTETPLFTCKGHKNWVLTVAWSPDGKHLVSGSKSGEICCWNPKKGELEGSPLTGHKKWITGISWEPVHLSSPCRRFVTSSKDGDARIWDITLKKSIICLSGHTLAVTCVKWGGDGIIYTGSQDCTIKMWETTQGKLIRELKGHGHWINSLALSTEYVLRTGAFDHNGRQYPPNEEKQKALQRYNQAKGDAPERLVSGSDDFTMFLWEPSVSKQSKKRLTGHQQLVNHVYFSPDGKWIASASFDKSVRLWNGVTGQFVTAFRGHVGPVYQVSWSADSRMLLSGSKDSTLKIWEIRTKKLKQDLPGHFR comes from the exons ATGACCATGGATACGGTCGACGCAGGGATGGGGAAGACGGTGATGTGTCTGTTAACAGACCCAGAAGGAACTAATTTGGGTTCCGCCATGTATATCCCTCAAAATGCTGGTCCTTTGCAACTTACTCAGCTTGTCAATAACTTCCTCAACAAC GAGGAGATGTTACCTTATAGTTTCTATGTATCAGACGAAGAGCTTCTTGTACCTGTAGGAACTTACTTGGAGAAAAACAAAG TGTCTGTGGAAAAGGTTTTGACTATTGTGTATCAACAACAAGCTGTTTTTCGAATCCGTCCAGTTAACCGTTGCTCACAAACAATCGCTG GTCACGAGGAAGCTGTGCTTTGTGTTTCATTTAGTCCTGACGGTAAGCAATTAGCAAGTGGTTCAGGTGACACCACTGTTAGGCTTTGGGATCTCTACACTGAAACTCCATTGTTTACTTGCAAAG GGCACAAGAATTGGGTTCTCACAGTTGCTTGGTCTCCTGATGGTAAGCATCTTGTGAGTGGTAGTAAATCCGGTGAAATCTGTTGTTGGAATCCGAAGAAAGGAGAACTAGAAGGCAGCCCACTTACA GGTCACAAGAAATGGATTACTGGTATCTCGTGGGAACCAGTCCACCTTAGTTCTCCATGCCGTCGATTTGTAACCTCTAGTAAAGATGGAGATGCAAGGATTTGGGATATTACATtgaaaaaatctataatttGTCTCAGTGGACACACGCTTGCTGTGACTTGTGTCAAATGGGGCGGAGATGGAATTATATATACAGG TTCCCAAGATTGCACAATAAAGATGTGGGAGACTACTCAGGGGAAACTCATTCGTGAATTGAAG GGGCATGGGCATTGGATTAACTCCCTTGCATTGAGCACAGAATATGTTCTCCGAACAGGAGCTTTTGACCACAATGGACGACAGTACCCTCCAAATGAAGAAAAGCAAAAG GCACTCCAAAGATACAACCAAGCAAAAGGGGATGCCCCTGAAAGATTAGTGTCTGGTTCTGATGATTTTACAATGTTCCTTTGGGAACCATCTGTTAGCAAACAATCTAAAAAGCGTTTGACTGGTCACCAACAG CTTGTAAATCATGTCTATTTCTCACCTGACGGAAAATGGATTGCAAGTGCGTCCTTCGATAAATCAGTTAGGTTATGGAATGGTGTTACAGGACAATTCGTTACAGCTTTCCGGGGCCATGTTGGACCTGTTTATCAGGTCAGCTGGTCCGCAGACAGTAGAATGCTTTTGAGTGGCAGTAAAGACTCTACTCTCAAG ATATGGGAAATTAGGacgaaaaagttaaaacaagaTCTTCCTGGCCATTTCCGATGA
- the LOC104727920 gene encoding probable WRKY transcription factor 27, whose translation MSSVDWDLFAVVRSCSSSVSTATINTNSCVGHEDDGGNCKQQQDPPPPSPPLFTHIHGDRDSSSSCNELQDSCKPFLPVTTTTSWSPPPLLPPPPPIVSSSAPTALMKQEQVLLESQDQKPRLGVRVFPPSTSPSVFVFRGQRDQLLQQQSQPPLRSRKRKNQQKRTICHVTQENLSSDMWAWRKYGQKPIKGSPYPRNYYRCSSSKGCLARKQVERSNLDPNIFIVTYTGEHTHPRPTHRNSLAGSTRNKSQPVNPIPKPDSSGQTVLGSNTVKEEIHLSPTTPLKGNDDVQGTNGDEDMISQEVNMEDEEEDVEEEDDEDVGEDDDMDDLLIPNLAVRDRDDLFFAGNFSSWSAGSAGGGGG comes from the exons ATGTCCTCCGTGGATTGGGATCTCTTCGCCGTCGTCAGAAGCTGCAGCTCCTCTGTTTCCACAGCTACTATAAACACCAACTCTTGTGTTGGTCATGAAGACGACGGAGGAAActgtaaacaacaacaagatcctcctcctccttctcctcctctgttcACACACATCCATGGAGACagagactcttcttcttcttgcaacGAGCTACAAGATTCTTGCAAACCTTTTTTACCCGTTACTACTACTACAAGTtggtctcctcctcctctacttccacctcctcctcctataGTTTCATCATCAGCTCCTACTGCCTTAATGAAACAAGAACAAGTACTTCTCGAATCACAAGATCAGAAACCTCGGCTAGGTGTTAGGGTTTTCCCACCGTCCACTTCTCCTTCTGTCTTTGTTTTCAGAGGTCAACGCGACcagcttcttcaacaacaatCTCAACCTCCTCTTCGATCTAGAAAAAG AAAGAATCAGCAAAAGAGAACCATATGTCATGTAACGCAAGAGAATCTCTCTTCTGATATGTGGGCTTGGCGTAAATACGGTCAAAAACCCATCAAAGGCTCTCCTTATCCAAG GAATTACTATAGATGCAGTAGCTCAAAAGGATGTTTAGCTCGAAAACAAGTGGAAAGAAGTAATTTAGATCCTAATATCTTCATAGTCACTTACACCGGAGAACACACTCATCCACGTCCAACTCACCGGAACTCTCTCGCCGGTAGTACTCGTAACAAATCTCAACCCGTTAACCCGATTCCTAAACCCGACTCATCAGGTCAAACCGTTCTTGGGTCGAATACGGTTAAAGAAGAGATACATCTTTCACCGACGACACCGTTGAAAGGAAACGACGACGTTCAAGGAACAAACGGAGATGAAGATATGATTAGTCAAGAAGTCAACATggaagacgaagaggaagatgtagaagaagaagatgatgaagatgttggtgaagatgatgacatggatgatCTTTTGATACCGAATTTAGCGGTGAGAGATCGAGATGATTTGTTCTTCGCTGGTAATTTTTCCTCTTGGTCCGCCGGATCCGCCGGTGGCGGTGGTGGATGA
- the LOC104727930 gene encoding acyl-coenzyme A oxidase 2, peroxisomal-like isoform X1 has product MNQLLGLVRDAGIRPFSYVADDPEKYFSIMEAVGSVDMSFGIKMGVQYSLWGGSVLNLGTKKHRDKYFDGIDNLDYTGCFAMTELHHGSNVQGLQTMQKDDKSFLFKR; this is encoded by the exons ATGAATCAGCTACTAGGGCTTGTTAGAGATGCTGGTATTAGGCCGTTTAGTTATGTTGCTGATGATCCGGAGAAGTATTTCTCGATTATGGAAGCTGTTGGAAGTGTTGATATGTCCTTTGGGATTAAGATGGGCGTTCAATACAG TCTTTGGGGAGGGTCTGTGCTCAATTTAGGAACCAAGAAGCATAGAGACAAGTATTTTGATGGCATTGACAATCTCGACTACACCGGTTGCTTTGCCATGACTGAACTTCACCATG GATCAAATGTTCAAGGACTTCAGACCATGCAAAAAGATGATAAAAGCTTTCTTTTCAAAAGATGA
- the LOC104727930 gene encoding acyl-coenzyme A oxidase 2, peroxisomal-like isoform X2, translating into MEAVGSVDMSFGIKMGVQYSLWGGSVLNLGTKKHRDKYFDGIDNLDYTGCFAMTELHHGSNVQGLQTMQKDDKSFLFKR; encoded by the exons ATGGAAGCTGTTGGAAGTGTTGATATGTCCTTTGGGATTAAGATGGGCGTTCAATACAG TCTTTGGGGAGGGTCTGTGCTCAATTTAGGAACCAAGAAGCATAGAGACAAGTATTTTGATGGCATTGACAATCTCGACTACACCGGTTGCTTTGCCATGACTGAACTTCACCATG GATCAAATGTTCAAGGACTTCAGACCATGCAAAAAGATGATAAAAGCTTTCTTTTCAAAAGATGA
- the LOC104727944 gene encoding probable NADH dehydrogenase [ubiquinone] 1 alpha subcomplex subunit 5, mitochondrial encodes MFLRAIGRPLLAKVKETTGIVGLDVVPNARVVLIDLYNKTLKEIQAVPEDEGYRKSVEAFTRHRLSVCKEEEDWEVIEKRLGCGQVEELIEEARDELTLIGKMIEWDPWGVPDDYECEVIENDAPIPKHVPQHRPGPLPAEFYKTLEGLLSESKTEIPAATSSSNPQLKE; translated from the exons ATGTTTCTACGTGCAATCGGACGGCCATTATTGGCTAAAGTGAAGGAGACGACGGGGATCGTTGGGCTTGACGTTGTTCCGAACGCGAGAGTGGTGTTGATCGATCTCTATAACAAAACCCTAAAGGAGATCCAAGCCGTGCCGGAGGATGAAGGATACCGTAAATCTGTGGAAGCATTCACGCGCCATCGTCTCAGTGtatgcaaagaagaagaagattgggagGTGATTGAGAAACGGCTTGGTTGTGGTCAGGTTGAAGAGCTTATCGAAGAGGCACGCGATGAGCTCACCCTCATTGGGAAAATGATTG AATGGGACCCTTGGGGTGTTCCAGATGACTACGAGTGTGAAGTAATTGAGAACGATGCACCGATTCCAAAGCACGTTCCTCAGCACCGACCTGGTCCTCTTCCTGCAGAGTTCTACAAAACGCTTGAAGGTCTACTTTCGGAATCCAAAACAGAAATCCCTGCTGCTACTAGCTCCAGCAACCCGCAGTTGAAGGAGTAA
- the LOC104753472 gene encoding pentatricopeptide repeat-containing protein At5g52850, chloroplastic: MTSKVAAAASSFLSRNNELGNLQQSCIRILSFCESTSSRIGLHIHCPVIKFGLLDNLDLCNNLLSLYLKTDGIWNARNLFDEMPQRTVFAWTVMISAYTKSKEFVSAVSLFREMIASGTNPNEFTFSSVIRSCAGLRDLSYGARVHGSVIKTGFLGNSVIGSSLTDLYSKCGQLKEARELFSSLQNADTISWTMMISSLVEARKWREVLQLYSDMIKAGVSPNEFTFVKLIGASSFLGLEFGKMIHSNIIVRGVPLNVVLKTSLVDFYSRFSKMEDSLRVLNSSGEQDVFLWTSVVSGFVRNLRAKEAIGTFLQMRDLGLQPNNFTYSAILSLCSSVRSLDLGKQIHSQMIKVGLEGNTDVGNALVDMYMKCSASEVEALGVFAAMTSPNVISWTTLILGLVDHGFEKDCFGLLMEMVAQGVEPNGVTLSGVLRACSKLKSIRQVVEIHGYLLRRHIHGEIIVGNSLVDAYASLSKVDYAWKETRLMDRRDDITYTSLVTRFNELGKYEMASSVISHMFADGIRIDPVSLTGFISASANLGALETGKHLHCYSEKSGFSSSVSVSNSLVDMYGKCGLLEDAKKVFKEIVMPDVVSWNGLVSALASNGCISSALSAFEEMRMKGFEPDSVTFLILLSACSNGRLTEMGLEYFHSMKDIYNIEPQIEHYVHLVGILGRAGRLEEATGVLETMQLKPNAMIFKTLLRACRYHGNLSLGEDMANKGLALAPSDPAFYILLADLYEESGKPELAQKTRNLMSEKGLGKKLSQSSVEVQGKVHSFVSEDVTTTVKTNGIYAEIESIKEEIKRFGSPYRGNENASFHSAKQAVVYGFIYASPQAPVHVVKNKILCKDCHDFVSILTRLVDKKITVRDGNQVHIFKNGECSCRREETTFVLS; encoded by the coding sequence ATGACGAGTAAAGTAGCAGCAGCAGCTTCATCATTTCTCTCTCGCAATAACGAATTGGGTAATCTTCAACAATCATGTATTCGGATACTCTCCTTTTGCGAATCGACTTCATCTCGCATTGGTTTACACATCCACTGCCCTGTAATCAAGTTTGGTCTTTTAGATAATCTCGACTTATGCAACAATCTTTTGAGCCTTTACTTGAAAACCGATGGTATATGGAACGCACGTAAcctgttcgatgaaatgccgcAGAGAACTGTTTTTGCATGGACAGTGATGATCTCTGCTTATACCAAGAGCAAAGAGTTTGTGTCAGCGGTTTCGTTGTTTCGAGAAATGATAGCTTCGGGAACAAACCCGAATGAATTCACGTTTTCCTCGGTGATAAGATCTTGTGCTGGTTTAAGAGATCTCAGTTATGGAGCTCGAGTTCATGGTTCTGTTATAAAGACAGGGTTTTTGGGAAACTCTGTTATAGGAAGTAGCTTGACTGATTTGTATTCTAAGTGTGGGCAGCTTAAGGAAGCTCGTGAACTGTTTAGTTCTCTTCAGAACGCGGATACTATCTCTTGGACTATGATGATATCTTCTTTAGTTGAAGCTCGTAAATGGAGAGAGGTGTTGCAGTTGTACTCTGATATGATTAAAGCTGGTGTTTCTCCTAATGAGTTTACCTTTGTTAAGCTTATAGGTGCCTCTTCTTTTCTCGGTTTGGAGTTTGGTAAAATGATTCATAGCAACATAATCGTTAGGGGAGTTCCGTTGAATGTTGTATTGAAGACTTCCCTTGTTGATTTCTACTCGAGGTTCTCTAAAATGGAAGATTCGTTGAGGGTTTTGAATTCGAGTGGAGAACAGGATGTGTTTCTTTGGACGTCTGTGGTATCAGGGTTTGTAAGAAACTTGAGAGCCAAAGAAGCTATTGGTACGTTTCTTCAGATGCGAGATTTGGGTTTGCAGCCCAATAACTTCACATACTCTGCAATATTGAGCTTATGTTCATCTGTCCGGTCGCTAGATTTAGGCAAGCAGATTCACTCACAAATGATTAAGGTTGGCTTGGAGGGAAACACTGATGTCGGAAATGCACTTGTAGATATGTATATGAAGTGCTCGGCATCAGAAGTAGAAGCTTTGGGAGTCTTCGCAGCAATGACTTCGCCAAACGTCATCTCTTGGACAACATTAATCTTAGGTCTTGTTGATCACGGGTTTGAGAAAGATTGTTTTGGACTGTTGATGGAGATGGTAGCACAAGGAGTAGAACCTAATGGTGTTACTCTATCTGGTGTTCTCCGAGCCTGCAGCAAATTGAAGTCTATAAGACAGGTAGTAGAGATCCATGGATATCTACTCAGAAGACACATACATGGTGAAATAATAGTAGGGAATTCACTAGTTGATGCATATGCCAGCTTGAGTAAGGTGGATTATGCCTGGAAAGAGACTAGGTTGATGGACAGGAGGGATGATATCACTTACACGAGCTTGGTAACGAGGTTTAATGAGTTGGGCAAGTACGAAATGGCTTCAAGTGTCATCAGTCATATGTTTGCAGATGGAATCAGAATTGATCCTGTTAGCTTAACCGGGTTTATCTCAGCGTCAGCCAACTTGGGCGCTCTTGAAACTGGGAAACATCTTCACTGTTACTCAGAAAAATCCGGATTTTCTAGCTCTGTTTCGGTTTCAAATAGTCTTGTTGACATGTACGGTAAGTGTGGTCTCTTGGAAGATGCAAAGAAAGTTTTCAAAGAAATAGTTATGCCTGATGTGGTTTCTTGGAATGGGTTGGTATCTGCTTTGGCATCAAACGGTTGTATTTCATCTGCTCTCTCTGCATTTGAAGAGATGAGGATGAAAGGATTCGAGCCTGATTCAGTAACATTCCTGATATTGCTCTCTGCTTGTAGTAACGGAAGATTAACAGAGATGGGCCTTGAGTATTTCCATTCAATGAAGGATATTTATAACATTGAGCCACAGATAGAGCACTATGTTCATCTAGTTGGTATCTTAGGTCGTGCTGGACGGCTAGAGGAAGCAACAGGAGTTCTAGAGACAATGCAGTTAAAACCTAATGCTATGATCTTCAAAACATTGTTGAGAGCTTGTAGATACCATGGGAATCTGTCTTTAGGAGAAGATATGGCTAACAAAGGCTTAGCACTTGCACCATCTGATCCAGCCTTCTACATTCTTTTGGCTGACTTATACGAAGAATCTGGAAAACCAGAGTTGGCCCAAAAGACTAGAAATTTGATGAGTGAGAAGGGCTTGGGTAAGAAGCTAAGCCAAAGCTCTGTGGAGGTTCAAGGAAAAGTTCACAGCTTTGTCAGTGAGGATGTTACTACAACGGTAAAAACAAATGGGATTTACGCAGAGATAGAATCGATTAAGGAAGAGATCAAAAGGTTTGGTTCTCCATACCGAGGTAATGAAAACGCAAGCTTTCACAGTGCAAAACAAGCTGTTGTATATGGTTTTATCTATGCGTCACCACAAGCTCCTGTTCATGTTGTTAAGAACAAAATCCTGTGCAAGGACTGCCATGATTTTGTCTCCATCTTGACCCGATTAGTCGATAAGAAAATAACTGTAAGAGATGGGAATCAAGTACATATCTTCAAGAATGGCGAATGTTCTTGCAGAAGGGAAGAAACAACATTTGTATTATCATAG